The sequence TTATATTGGTTACAGGTCGAACGGATAGTATTGATAAGATTGTTGGCCTTGAGATGGGGGCTGATGATTACGTGACTAAGCCGTTTGAACTCAGAGAACTGCTTGTTAGAGTCAAAAACCTACTGTGGCGAATCTCACTAGTGAATCAACCAGTTGAAGAAAAAGAACATGTTGATACCTCTGGAAATACGGTTTATTTTGGTGATTGGGTTTTTGATATACAACGTCGAGCGTTGAGCCGAGGCGGCGAGCCAGTTAAATTAACAAAGGCAGAATATGAGCTTTTAGTGGCGTTGACGACTCATACGAATAAGGTACTAAGTCGTGAAAGAATACTCAATCTGATTAGTCATCGCGTGGATGCTCCGAACGATAGAACCATTGATGTGCTGATCAGACGCTTACGCTCTAAGATGGAGTACGATCCTAAAAACCCACAGATATTCGTAACTATACACGGAGAAGGTTATCTATTTGCGGGGGATTAAATTTGAATGTTACAAAGAAAAATGCCGAGGTCATTTAATTATCCCTCGGCATTTTTTTATTCTGGTCGAGACACGCTAAGTTCAGTGTCTTCTGTCGTAAGTAGGGAGTCCCTGACATACATCCATAAGAGACCTAATTGCTCACGCCAATAATGTTCCGTCTGTTCTAGATAAGTCGATTTAGGAGTATATTTATTCCAAGCTTGCTCTATATCCGCTTGCGCTAAGTAGTTCGTAGGCGCAGGTGTTGGATTTAAACCGGCAGATTGGAACTCCATCAGTGCTCTTTGCATATGGCTTGCAGAAGTCACCAAGACTAGTTTACTTTGATTAACAAAAGCAGCCGCTTGCCGTGCTTCCTCCCAAGTATCTTTGGCTGTTTCAAGCAAGATAATATCAGGTTTAGCGACTCCTAGGGCTAGGGCAACTCGGGCCATCATTTTTGCATGACTGAATTCAGTGCCACCTTTGTAACCTGAAAGAATCAATTTAGAGCCAGGATACATTCGTATAATCCGAATGCCTTCAGTTAACCGCATCAGCGCAGTACGACTTAATTCAGATGTCGGAGGGATTTGGTCATCAACCACATGTCCTGCACCTAAAACCATCACATAATCGACGGTATCGTCTACTGGTAGAAAAACGGTGTACTCTCGCTCTATCGGCAATAACAGACGACTAGAAATAGGTTGGAAAGAAACGAGAAAAATACCGGTTAGCGACAAGAATACAAATAGGACACCTGTCTTTTGTCTTTGGGTAAACATAATAAACAACAAGCCAATAAACCCGATAATTAACAGGGCAGGTAAAGGCATTGCCAAAGAAGAAACTACTTTTTTCAGCTCAAACATACTTAATTAGTCCGAAAAACCATCACTTAGAAGTAAAAAAGTAGCATACCCCTTTATTACTGTGATTCCTATGACAGAATAGGCGGCTGATTTAAAAAATGATGTTCCAATCATAAAAACGGAAAGTATTGAGTGTGAAAGACGATCGTAATTTTGATGATATAGCTCATAAGTTCGTTAAGAACATCTATGGTTCTGACAAAGGAGAAATCCGACAAACCATAGTTTGGGATGATCTTATGCAGGCGCTTACGCTACTATCTGGTTCAAATAATCTGCACATTTTAGATGCAGGTGGTGGGCTAGCACCAATGTCTCAAAGGCTGGCTAAACTCGGTCACCGAATCTCTTTGTGTGATATTTCTGCAAAGATGCTCGGCTTGGCGAAAGAAGATATTGTTAAAAATGGCCTTATTGATCATTATTCGTTAATTCATTCTCCGGTTCAAAATATCGCAGAGAAATTACAAGGCCCAGTTGATATGGTTCTGTTTCATGCGGTGATGGAGTGGCTAGCTTCGCCTCGAGAAGCATTAGAAAAAGTGTTACAGCAAGTTAAGTTAGGTGGTGTTGCATCCATTATGTTTTATAACCACCATGGTCTCGTCTTTAAAAACGTGATTTGTGGCAATATTCCGCATGTTTTACAAGGCATGCCGCATAGAAATCGTTTCAAACTTCAGCCTCAAAAAGGGCTTTATCCTGAAGAAGTTTATCAGTGGATAGAAGACGCTGGATTTGAAATCTGTGGAAAATCTGGTATTCGCTCATTTCATGATTACATCGGAAATATGCAGTATACGGGCGATTATCAATTTGATGATGTATTGGAACTTGAAAAGCGATTTTGTCGGCAAGAACCATACCTCTCACTTGGTCGGTACATCCATGTGTGGGCTAAGCGAATATAAATAGGAACAACAATGAGTGAAAAGACTCAAGCGCTTTCACAGCAACCGATAGACGAATTGGTTGGTTGGGTGAAAAAGCATGATTTCTCATTAAATTTATCCAGTGAACGGCTGGCATTTTTAATCTCCATAGCGGTTTTAGGGAGCACGAAATTTGATGAAGAATTGGGGGAGGGCGAGATGCACGATGCATTCAAAATTGTCACTCAATTGTTTGAAAGTACGGGCGAAGCCTCCAGTTTTAGAGCAAACAATGCAATAAACGAATTAGTAAACCAAAAACTCATCAGTCGCTTTACCAGTGAAAGCCTCGATGGAGCGAGTATTTATCGGCTGTCTTCTTTGGCGGTAGGCATTACAGATTATTATCTAAGGCACCGACAGTTCTCTGAGCTTAAACTCTCAATTCAACTAGCAATGGTTTCTGACGAAATGAGCAAAGCCGTATCATCGGCTTTGCTTGGTGGAGATATTGCTCACTGGAAAAAGAATGTGTATGGCGTACTCAAATATTCTGTAGGAGAAGTGTTTGATCAGATAGACCTCAATCAGCGAGTAATGGACGAACAGCAACAGCAAGTAAAACAACAAATTGCTGAATTGCTTAACAAAGATTGGCAGGAAGCCATTAGTAACTGTGAATCCTTACTATCTGCAACGTCAAACACACTGAGAGAGTTGCAAGATACTTTACAAACGGCGGGTGATGAACTTCAGACTCAGATTCTTGATATTCAAGATAAAGTTCGTAATGACGAGAGCCTAGAGTTTGTTGACCAGATATTGTTTAGCTTACAGATGAAGCTTGACAGGATCATCAGTTGGGGGCAGCAAGCGATAGACCTTTGGATAGGCTATGACAGACATGTCCACAAATTTATCCGTACAGCGATAGATATGGATAAAAACCGTGCGTTTAGCCAAAGACTACGACAATCGATAAAGGACTATTTTGACGCGCCATGGAATCTTACCTATGCCGACGCAGATAAACTAACCGATTTAAGAGACGAAGCGGTGGTGCTGCGTGACGACGAGGTCACTGGTCATCTTCCTATGGAAGTAGAGTACGAAGAACTGCAACAAGTAAACGATGCTATATCCGAAAAAATAGCGTTTATGTTGTCGTTACATAAAGAGGAAGGGAGAGCGATAGAACTCGGTTCAGTTTTGAAAAACTACCTTTCTCAGCACCCACAAGCTCATCATTTTGATTTAGCTAGAATAGTGATAGATCAAGCCGTCAGACTCGGCTATTCCGAATCTGATTATCAGGCTATACAGCCTAACTGGCAGGAAATAAACGATTTTGGCGCAAAGGTACAAGCAAATGTCATCAACAAATATTGACGAATATATGCCAGAAAAACTGGTAAAGGCGTTAGCCAATCCACTGTTTCCAGCCTTAGATAGCATGCTGAGAACAGGTAAACACATATCGATCGATGATATGGATAATCACGCATTACTATCCGATTTTGAGCCTGAATTGGCTTCGTTTTACCAAAGATATAATACCGAGTTGGTAAGAGCGCCTGAAGGTTTTTTCTATTTGAGGCCTCGCTCTACTGCATTGATTGGACGCAGTGTGTTGTCTGAACTCGATATGCTTGTCGGAAAGGTATTGTGCTTTCTTTATCTCAGTCCAGAACGGTTGGCCCATGAAAGTATCTTTACCAATCAAGAATTATATGAAGAGCTACTCGCACTAGCAGATGAAAAGAAGCTAATGCGTCTAGTAGCCAACCGCTCAACAGGCTCCGACTTAGACAAAGAAAAACTACTTGAAAAAGTAAGGACTTCGCTAAGACGTCTCAAGCGACTAGGTATGGTCATCACCGTTGGCGAACAAGGAAAGTTTCGTATCAGTGAAGCGGTTTTTCGTTTTGGCGCGGATGTTCGGGCAACTGATGATTTGCGAGAAGCTCAACTGAGACTGATTCGTGATGGTGAAGCGGTAATGAGTCATACATTAGATGATCAATCTCAACGTGAAAACCAAATGTATAACGAGGAATTCAAAAGCTTTGAAGAAGAACAGCTCGTTCTTAACATTGAACGTGAAGATAAAGTAGAGGACGAAGCATGATTGAAAGAGGTAAATATCAATCACTGACTATGATCAACTGGAATGGGTTTTTTGCTCGTACTTTCGATATAGATGATTTGGTGACAACGCTGTCAGGCGGTAATGGTGCGGGAAAATCGACAACGATGGCGGCGTTTATCACGGCACTTATTCCTGACCAAACATTACTGCACTTCAGAAATACGACTGAAGCGGGTAGCTCTCAAGCATCCAGAGACAAAGGTCTGTTTGGTAAGTTACAGCCAGGGGTTTGCTACGCTGCTCTAGACGTTATTAACTCAAAAAAACAACGGGTTCTTTTTGGCGTTAGATTACAACAAGTTGCCGGACGTGATAAAAAAGTAGATATCAAGCCATTCATAATTCAAGGTTTACCCAGTCAGATAAAGCCTACGGATGTACTGATTGAAGCCCTCTCGGAACAAAAGGCACGCGTTAGAACCATTAACGAACTAAAGCAAGTGGTCGGTGATATTGAAGGAGTACTGTTTAAAGCCTTTAATTCAGTCGTAGATTATCACTCTAATATGTTTGAATTTGGCGTATTACCCAAAAAGCTTAGAAACAGTGGTGATCGGTCAAAATATTATCGTTTGATTGAAGCATCCTTATATGGTGGCATATCTAGCGCTATTACTCGTTCTTTAAGGGACTATTTGTTGCCGCAAAATGGTGGTGTCAAAAAAGCTTTTCAAGATATGGAGTCAGCACTTCGTGAAAATCGAATCACACTTGATGCCATCAAAAGCACGCAGTCTGATAGAGATCTATTCAAACATTTGATAACTGAGTCAACCAATTACGTCGCATCAGACTACGTGCGTCATGCGAATGATCGTAAAAATAGGTTAGACAAAGCGCTTTCTCTGCGCAGCGAACTTTATAGTTCACGAAACCAATTAATAGAGCAGCAGAAATTCTTGAGTTTGATTCAAGACGAGCTAGAACAACTGACTGAACAAGAACATGATCTGGAACTTGACCATCAGTCGGCATCCGACCACCTGCAATTAGTTCAGAATGCGTTAAGACATAAATCGAAAATAGAACGCTATCTTGAGGACCTAGATGAGCTAAATGAACGCTTAGAAGAACAGATGATGGTGGTAGAAGAGTCGCAAGAGAGTTTGATACACCATGAAGAGCAAGCAGTATCGGCTGAAGAGGAAGTAGACAGCCTACAAATGCAACTCGCTGATTATCAACAAGCGCTTGATATCCAGCAAACTCGAGCCTTACAATATCAACAGGCTGTAGACGCGTTAGAAAAGACGAGAAACCTTATTGATGATTCGACGTTTACTATCGAGAATATTGCACCACTGTCTGCCCAACTTAAGCAACAAGAAGAGCAACAAACGCAAACGCTACTGGCTCTAAAACATAAGCTAGATATCTCGTCTGCGGCTGTTGAACAGTTCGAAAAGGGCTTTAGTTTGGTGCAGGCTATATACCCTGATACAGAAAGATGCGACGTTTTTAAAAAGGCAAAACTTGCGGTAGCTAAATTAAGAGAATCCGAGTCGGTATGTGCAAATGAAGCACAATGGAAAGCTCAATACAAAGAAGCAGAACGAGAACTGACTAAACAAAAGTTAGCTGCAGAACTTGCAAAAAAGTATCAGCAAACAACACAAACTGAACTGCATGATACGGATGTTGCTGATGAAGAAATTCACAGACATCATGCTTTAATTGAAGAGATAGAAGAACAAATAGAAGCTAGTCGAGACAACCGCTTTCAGCTATCTCAGCAAGTAGAATCTCTTCAACTTAAGATGAAACAGTTAGCTTCACGCGCCCCCACTTGGATAGAAGCCAATGATGCCCTTGAAAAGCTGATTGAACAGACTGAAAAGCCACTAGAAAATAGTCACGCAGTTATGTCTCACAT is a genomic window of Vibrio algarum containing:
- the torR gene encoding two-component system response regulator TorR, which gives rise to MSSHVLVVEDDVVTRSKLVGYFQKEGYKVSEAEDGQQMREILASNHVDLIMLDVNLPGEDGLMLTRELRSQSNIGIILVTGRTDSIDKIVGLEMGADDYVTKPFELRELLVRVKNLLWRISLVNQPVEEKEHVDTSGNTVYFGDWVFDIQRRALSRGGEPVKLTKAEYELLVALTTHTNKVLSRERILNLISHRVDAPNDRTIDVLIRRLRSKMEYDPKNPQIFVTIHGEGYLFAGD
- the mukF gene encoding chromosome partition protein MukF, producing MSEKTQALSQQPIDELVGWVKKHDFSLNLSSERLAFLISIAVLGSTKFDEELGEGEMHDAFKIVTQLFESTGEASSFRANNAINELVNQKLISRFTSESLDGASIYRLSSLAVGITDYYLRHRQFSELKLSIQLAMVSDEMSKAVSSALLGGDIAHWKKNVYGVLKYSVGEVFDQIDLNQRVMDEQQQQVKQQIAELLNKDWQEAISNCESLLSATSNTLRELQDTLQTAGDELQTQILDIQDKVRNDESLEFVDQILFSLQMKLDRIISWGQQAIDLWIGYDRHVHKFIRTAIDMDKNRAFSQRLRQSIKDYFDAPWNLTYADADKLTDLRDEAVVLRDDEVTGHLPMEVEYEELQQVNDAISEKIAFMLSLHKEEGRAIELGSVLKNYLSQHPQAHHFDLARIVIDQAVRLGYSESDYQAIQPNWQEINDFGAKVQANVINKY
- the elyC gene encoding envelope biogenesis factor ElyC, with amino-acid sequence MFELKKVVSSLAMPLPALLIIGFIGLLFIMFTQRQKTGVLFVFLSLTGIFLVSFQPISSRLLLPIEREYTVFLPVDDTVDYVMVLGAGHVVDDQIPPTSELSRTALMRLTEGIRIIRMYPGSKLILSGYKGGTEFSHAKMMARVALALGVAKPDIILLETAKDTWEEARQAAAFVNQSKLVLVTSASHMQRALMEFQSAGLNPTPAPTNYLAQADIEQAWNKYTPKSTYLEQTEHYWREQLGLLWMYVRDSLLTTEDTELSVSRPE
- the mukE gene encoding chromosome partition protein MukE, whose product is MSSTNIDEYMPEKLVKALANPLFPALDSMLRTGKHISIDDMDNHALLSDFEPELASFYQRYNTELVRAPEGFFYLRPRSTALIGRSVLSELDMLVGKVLCFLYLSPERLAHESIFTNQELYEELLALADEKKLMRLVANRSTGSDLDKEKLLEKVRTSLRRLKRLGMVITVGEQGKFRISEAVFRFGADVRATDDLREAQLRLIRDGEAVMSHTLDDQSQRENQMYNEEFKSFEEEQLVLNIEREDKVEDEA
- the cmoM gene encoding tRNA uridine 5-oxyacetic acid(34) methyltransferase CmoM, whose protein sequence is MKDDRNFDDIAHKFVKNIYGSDKGEIRQTIVWDDLMQALTLLSGSNNLHILDAGGGLAPMSQRLAKLGHRISLCDISAKMLGLAKEDIVKNGLIDHYSLIHSPVQNIAEKLQGPVDMVLFHAVMEWLASPREALEKVLQQVKLGGVASIMFYNHHGLVFKNVICGNIPHVLQGMPHRNRFKLQPQKGLYPEEVYQWIEDAGFEICGKSGIRSFHDYIGNMQYTGDYQFDDVLELEKRFCRQEPYLSLGRYIHVWAKRI